A region from the Sandaracinus amylolyticus genome encodes:
- a CDS encoding radical SAM protein: MADGNTTTPKKKLRLGMAPAPVSRAERIARLSRELAEMDADRAVTTLGARDVDRPLKTTVSLCPTCLAHVPALVFERAGRVIMTKRCPDHGASEALVESDARYYALSNKDRVGRRFAEDRTFHIPEFLGAATGCCAPGESCDTGDGTDQSANRTCTILVEVTDACNLACKVCYSESAGDRYLPLAEFQKTILALIEQKGRLDSVQVTGGESTLHPQFWEMIDFLYRLDGVGKIYVPTNGLRLAKEEERARFAPFADKIMVLLQFDALSRTANQTIRGAEPADLRRRIIESLDALGVPMQLTMTIARGVNEAELGDVVDVALAHHAVKLVALQPVTWSGRYELDMDPMERLTLSDVARAVHERARLRMRREDFVPIPCSHPNCGWITVFLRRFGMVHNVVRYVDMEKAMERVAYKTLMSTSEIREVVGTDDRSVIHKVAGWIGGRLVKSTDMFSIAIKPFMDRHSYDQDRIASCCHHITDTQGRARSFCEYNALDRRSDPWSRFPRIEELQR, encoded by the coding sequence GTGGCTGACGGGAACACGACGACTCCGAAGAAGAAGCTGCGTCTCGGGATGGCGCCGGCGCCGGTCTCGCGCGCCGAGCGCATCGCGCGGCTCTCGCGCGAGCTCGCCGAGATGGATGCCGATCGCGCGGTCACGACGCTCGGCGCGCGCGACGTCGATCGCCCGCTGAAGACCACCGTGAGCCTCTGCCCGACGTGCCTCGCGCACGTGCCGGCGCTCGTGTTCGAGCGGGCAGGGCGCGTGATCATGACCAAGCGCTGTCCCGACCACGGCGCGAGCGAGGCGCTCGTCGAGAGCGATGCGCGCTACTACGCGCTCTCGAACAAGGATCGTGTGGGGCGCCGGTTCGCCGAGGACCGCACGTTCCACATCCCCGAATTCCTGGGCGCCGCGACCGGCTGTTGTGCGCCGGGCGAGAGCTGCGACACCGGCGATGGCACCGATCAGAGTGCCAATCGGACTTGCACGATCCTCGTCGAGGTGACCGACGCGTGCAATCTCGCCTGCAAGGTCTGTTATTCGGAGAGCGCGGGCGATCGATATCTGCCGCTCGCCGAGTTCCAGAAGACGATTCTCGCGCTCATCGAGCAGAAGGGCCGCCTCGACTCGGTGCAAGTCACGGGCGGTGAGTCGACGCTCCACCCGCAATTCTGGGAGATGATCGACTTCCTGTATCGGCTGGACGGCGTCGGGAAGATCTACGTACCGACGAACGGGCTCCGCCTCGCGAAGGAGGAGGAGCGCGCGAGGTTCGCGCCGTTCGCCGACAAGATCATGGTGCTCCTGCAGTTCGACGCGCTCTCGCGCACTGCGAACCAGACGATCCGCGGCGCCGAGCCGGCCGATCTGCGGCGCAGGATCATCGAGTCGCTCGACGCGCTCGGGGTCCCGATGCAGCTCACGATGACGATCGCGCGCGGCGTGAACGAGGCGGAGCTCGGGGACGTGGTCGACGTCGCGCTCGCGCACCACGCGGTGAAGCTGGTCGCGCTGCAGCCGGTGACGTGGTCGGGGCGCTACGAGCTCGACATGGATCCGATGGAGCGGCTCACGCTCTCGGACGTCGCGCGCGCCGTGCACGAGCGCGCGCGGCTGCGGATGCGCCGCGAGGACTTCGTGCCGATCCCGTGCAGTCACCCGAATTGCGGGTGGATCACGGTGTTCCTGCGGCGCTTCGGGATGGTCCACAACGTCGTGCGCTACGTCGACATGGAGAAGGCGATGGAGCGCGTCGCCTACAAGACGCTGATGTCGACGTCGGAGATCCGCGAGGTCGTCGGCACCGACGATCGCTCGGTGATCCACAAGGTCGCCGGGTGGATCGGTGGTCGGCTCGTGAAGTCGACCGACATGTTCTCGATCGCGATCAAGCCGTTCATGGATCGTCACTCGTACGACCAGGATCGCATCGCGAGCTGCTGCCATCACATCACGGACACGCAGGGCCGCGCGCGCAGCTTCTGCGAGTACAACGCGCTCGATCGGCGGTCCGACCCGTGGTCGCGATTCCCGCGGATCGAGGAGCTGCAGCGATAG
- a CDS encoding prolipoprotein diacylglyceryl transferase codes for MPGGELIETLSRGFHPAYVLPVLAGLALAVLFPSGRTFTDPAVRRRYQGLQLATLIGALIGAKVAAIIGDLRWPIEPIESPVAIFATGRSITGGLLFGFLTAELLKPVFGHREPPNDRFAAVLPFSIAIGRVGCWFAGCCNGLPTESALGLPDEHGVLRHPTALFELAFHLVLGVVFVVLLRRGVLRGRLFAIHLLAYGVFRFGVEPLRDSREYLLSLSAYQLFALAMIACGVFGLVRRLPAPQTVSTTERSDDVRASTAAP; via the coding sequence GTGCCGGGGGGCGAGCTGATCGAGACGCTGTCGCGCGGATTCCATCCCGCGTACGTGCTGCCGGTGCTCGCCGGGCTCGCGCTCGCGGTGCTCTTTCCATCGGGGCGCACGTTCACCGATCCCGCGGTGCGGCGCCGCTATCAGGGGCTGCAGCTCGCCACGTTGATCGGGGCGCTGATCGGCGCGAAGGTCGCCGCGATCATCGGCGACCTGCGCTGGCCCATCGAGCCGATCGAGTCTCCCGTCGCGATCTTCGCGACCGGACGTTCGATCACCGGCGGGCTGCTCTTCGGGTTCCTCACTGCCGAGCTGCTCAAGCCGGTGTTCGGACATCGTGAGCCGCCGAACGATCGCTTCGCGGCGGTGCTGCCGTTCTCGATCGCGATCGGGCGGGTGGGATGTTGGTTCGCCGGGTGTTGCAACGGTCTGCCGACCGAGAGCGCGCTCGGTCTGCCCGACGAGCACGGCGTGCTGCGCCATCCGACTGCGCTCTTCGAGCTCGCGTTCCACCTCGTGCTCGGCGTCGTGTTCGTCGTGCTGCTGCGGCGCGGGGTGCTGCGAGGGCGGCTCTTCGCGATCCATCTCCTCGCGTACGGCGTCTTCCGATTCGGTGTCGAGCCACTGCGCGACTCGCGCGAATATCTGCTCTCGCTCTCCGCCTACCAGCTCTTCGCCCTCGCGATGATCGCGTGCGGCGTGTTCGGCCTCGTGCGCCGCCTGCCTGCGCCGCAGACCGTCTCGACCACGGAGCGCTCCGATGACGTCCGAGCAAGCACCGCCGCCCCGTGA
- a CDS encoding ERG2 family protein — protein MGYIFEPEILHDVARRAVGQPLDGIITQIANELSERYPGHILPAKDREWIFNVAGGAMGQMMVLHSSITEYIMIFGTPIGTEGFSGRFAAEDHFMILEGEQWSYREGSFEKEVYRPGDRNVLPRGAAKGYRMPDKCFALEYARGLIPAMLPFGLADSLSSTLDATSVARTFKVYAKAVVGNLARGKI, from the coding sequence ATGGGATACATCTTCGAGCCCGAGATCCTCCACGACGTGGCGCGCCGCGCGGTCGGTCAGCCGCTCGACGGGATCATCACGCAGATCGCGAACGAGCTCTCCGAGCGCTATCCGGGGCACATCCTGCCGGCGAAGGATCGCGAGTGGATCTTCAACGTCGCCGGCGGCGCGATGGGGCAGATGATGGTGCTCCACTCGTCGATCACCGAGTACATCATGATCTTCGGCACGCCGATCGGGACCGAGGGATTCTCGGGGCGATTCGCGGCCGAGGATCACTTCATGATCCTCGAGGGCGAGCAGTGGAGCTATCGCGAGGGCTCGTTCGAGAAGGAAGTCTATCGCCCCGGTGATCGCAACGTGCTCCCGCGCGGCGCGGCGAAGGGCTATCGGATGCCCGACAAGTGCTTCGCGCTCGAGTACGCACGAGGGCTGATCCCCGCGATGCTGCCGTTCGGGCTCGCCGACTCGCTGTCCAGCACGCTCGACGCGACGAGCGTCGCGCGCACGTTCAAGGTCTACGCGAAGGCGGTCGTGGGGAACCTCGCGCGCGGGAAGATCTGA